From one Caldithrix abyssi DSM 13497 genomic stretch:
- a CDS encoding TonB-dependent receptor — protein MRSLLKFVSIVLCLLGAVEFIQAGTTGKIVGRVTDAATGEGLPGVNVFLENTTFGAATDMDGNFMIIGVPPGTYTLVASYVSYREVRVTGVQVNIDKTRRVDVKLEPATLELEEAIVVEADRPLFRKDLTSTESSIGRETIEALPVEDLSEVINLQAGVVNGHFRGGRVGEVMYMINGIPMNDVYSGTYALEVENNSIQELNVISGTFNAEYGQAMSGVVNVVTKEGGTKPELNVSVYSGGYLTAHDDIFWQKDFNPIYDVQFTAGGPFPFTGNKLRYFMSGRWNKDPGYIYGRKVFLPTDHTSDFLLKDVPEERQFMSHGKMYQFSEELARKLIDEAQAVSMNPMERYSGNLKLTYQLTNVDKINVETMYQRRAWRQYDHRFRLNPDGDYRYKQWTINASLTWKHVFSNRTFMDVYFSYFYTNFKQHVYEDPYDPRYVVKERLQDTGANAFVSGGQQMWHFDRSTLTHLFKSDLTSQINYHHQIKMGVEAKRHRLWLHEFEILPDQENRIAPLTSFQNNKYVHYPVEFSGYIQDKMEYEDLIVNAGVRFDYFDPDGEVPTDFLEPGKAPRKKANSSMQFSPRLGLAYPISANGAIHVSYGHFFQTPNYFYLYTNPEFDIDPLQSSVAPPPQSLKNTIGNANLKPQKTTIYEIGLQQQIGQLYGISMTVYFKDIRNLLGTQVFQTLEGIRYGRYINRDYGFVRGFTLDMEKRYSSGFALNIDYTFQVAKGNASDPNNAFLDAQANKETVKQLVPLNWDRRHQINAALQLGTPSTLMASVIARYGTGMPYTQASRVVQPLVENGGRKPDEFNVDVYLNKQFSFGKYKYSVFVKVYNLLDRLNELQVFQDTGRATYSTEPLYAGGIRPRGLNTLEDYYIHPEFYSAPRRVQLGVQVGF, from the coding sequence TGCCGCCGGGCACTTACACCCTGGTGGCTTCTTATGTCAGCTATCGGGAAGTGCGTGTAACCGGCGTTCAGGTTAACATCGACAAAACGCGGCGCGTTGATGTGAAACTGGAGCCCGCCACTCTTGAGCTGGAAGAGGCCATTGTGGTGGAGGCCGATCGACCTTTGTTCCGCAAAGATTTAACATCCACCGAGTCGTCCATCGGTCGCGAAACCATCGAGGCTTTGCCTGTTGAAGATTTGAGCGAAGTAATTAATCTACAGGCCGGCGTGGTAAACGGACATTTTCGCGGCGGGCGTGTGGGCGAGGTCATGTACATGATCAACGGCATTCCCATGAACGATGTGTATTCCGGCACTTACGCTCTGGAAGTGGAAAATAATTCCATTCAGGAATTGAACGTCATAAGCGGGACTTTTAATGCCGAATACGGTCAGGCCATGTCTGGCGTGGTCAATGTTGTGACTAAAGAAGGCGGCACTAAACCGGAGTTAAATGTTTCGGTGTATAGCGGCGGCTATTTGACCGCGCATGATGACATCTTCTGGCAAAAGGATTTTAATCCCATTTACGACGTACAATTCACCGCAGGCGGGCCGTTTCCGTTTACAGGCAATAAATTGCGCTATTTTATGAGCGGACGCTGGAATAAGGATCCGGGCTACATCTATGGCCGTAAAGTCTTTTTACCCACCGACCACACCAGCGATTTTTTACTTAAAGATGTGCCGGAAGAACGTCAGTTTATGAGCCACGGCAAAATGTACCAGTTTTCCGAAGAATTGGCGCGAAAATTAATCGATGAGGCGCAGGCCGTATCGATGAATCCCATGGAACGGTACAGCGGCAACCTAAAACTTACCTACCAGCTGACCAATGTGGACAAGATCAATGTAGAAACCATGTACCAGCGTCGCGCCTGGCGCCAGTACGACCACCGCTTTCGTCTCAATCCGGATGGCGATTATCGCTACAAGCAGTGGACCATAAACGCCTCGCTGACCTGGAAGCACGTGTTCAGCAATCGTACTTTTATGGATGTGTATTTTTCCTATTTTTACACCAATTTTAAACAACATGTGTATGAAGATCCTTACGATCCGCGTTATGTGGTAAAAGAGCGACTGCAGGATACCGGCGCCAATGCCTTTGTTAGCGGCGGTCAGCAAATGTGGCATTTTGATCGTTCGACTCTGACCCATTTGTTTAAATCGGATTTAACCAGCCAGATCAATTACCATCACCAGATTAAGATGGGCGTGGAAGCCAAACGGCACCGTTTATGGCTTCACGAGTTCGAAATTTTGCCCGATCAGGAAAATCGAATCGCGCCGTTAACCAGTTTTCAGAATAATAAATACGTGCACTATCCAGTTGAGTTTTCCGGCTACATTCAGGACAAAATGGAATACGAGGATTTGATCGTTAACGCCGGCGTGCGTTTTGATTACTTTGATCCGGACGGGGAAGTACCGACCGATTTTCTGGAACCAGGGAAAGCGCCCAGGAAAAAAGCCAACAGCAGTATGCAATTCAGCCCGCGCCTGGGATTGGCCTATCCAATTTCGGCAAACGGCGCCATTCATGTTTCGTACGGCCATTTTTTCCAGACGCCCAATTATTTTTATCTGTACACCAATCCTGAGTTTGATATTGATCCGCTGCAGTCGTCGGTAGCGCCGCCGCCGCAATCTTTAAAAAACACCATCGGCAATGCCAATTTAAAGCCGCAAAAGACAACCATTTATGAAATCGGACTCCAGCAGCAAATCGGACAGTTGTACGGAATATCCATGACGGTCTATTTTAAAGATATCCGCAATCTTTTGGGCACGCAGGTCTTTCAAACCCTGGAAGGTATTCGTTATGGGCGTTACATTAACCGCGATTACGGATTTGTGCGCGGCTTTACGCTGGATATGGAAAAACGCTATTCTTCCGGTTTTGCGCTAAACATCGATTACACCTTTCAGGTAGCCAAAGGAAACGCCTCGGATCCCAATAATGCCTTTTTAGACGCCCAGGCTAATAAAGAAACCGTTAAACAACTGGTGCCGCTCAACTGGGATCGCAGACACCAGATCAATGCCGCCCTGCAGCTGGGAACGCCTTCTACCCTGATGGCCAGTGTGATTGCCCGTTACGGAACGGGAATGCCTTACACCCAGGCTTCGCGAGTCGTGCAGCCGCTGGTCGAAAACGGCGGACGCAAGCCCGACGAATTTAATGTGGACGTTTATTTGAACAAGCAGTTTAGCTTTGGAAAGTACAAATATTCCGTGTTTGTAAAGGTGTACAATCTACTGGATCGGCTGAATGAATTGCAGGTTTTTCAGGATACGGGGCGGGCTACATATTCCACCGAGCCGCTTTATGCGGGCGGTATCCGGCCGCGTGGATTAAATACATTGGAAGATTATTACATTCACCCGGAATTTTATTCGGCGCCACGGCGCGTTCAGCTGGGCGTGCAGGTTGGCTTTTGA